In a single window of the Ooceraea biroi isolate clonal line C1 chromosome 8, Obir_v5.4, whole genome shotgun sequence genome:
- the LOC105279794 gene encoding tetra-peptide repeat homeobox protein 1, which translates to MAHSDPKLPRDTMRSFAIILLATAVLAAPKENPKKHDKRGLAGISDYGGLSGYGLSGGLGYSNTLGTKVYGSGIALGNSLSSAYSSGLGYGGYSGNALVDSGAVGYAAPTISKAAAFAVGGNTGQLAHGYGLPVPSIPSIPSVPSIPSIPSIPSIPSIPSIPSIPSIPSSHAKIERITGVTVHREVQVPVPVPQPVPVEVTKHVPVPHPVPVKVDRPYPVPVPQPVPVPVTRHVPVRVDRPYPVPVPHPVEVRVPQPVPVPVPQPVAVPVSVTRHVPISVPSVAIAPSVGISSGITSGISAGHEYVDLGSSSLASGISAAPLSTGFNTGLDSGAISSGIISSGISDIGINGGVEHIGIGSTLGSSVLASQGTLNGGYTYSTPLKKW; encoded by the exons ATGGCACACTCCGATCCGAAACTACCACGAGACACAATGAGGAGCTTCGCG ATAATATTATTGGCGACCGCCGTATTGGCAGCCCCGAAAGAAAATCCGAAGAAACACGACAAACGAGGCTTGGCGGGTATCTCGGATTATGGCGGTCTTTCGGGTTATGGTCTTTCAGGCGGATTAGGATACTCCAACACACTTGGCACGAAAGTATACGGATCGGGAATCGCGCTTGGTAACAGCCTGTCCTCCGCCTACTCTTCTGGACTTGGATACGGTGGTTACTCTGGAAATGCCTTAGTAGACTCCGGCGCTGTTGGATACGCCGCTCCTACGATCTCTAAGGCTGCAGCGTTTGCAGTTGGTGGCAACACTGGCCAACTAGCCCACGGCTACGGTTTGCCGGTTCCATCAATCCCATCGATTCCGTCGGTTCCATCAATCCCGTCGATTCCATCAATCCCGTCGATTCCGTCAATTCCATCAATCCCATCAATTCCATCGATTCCGTCGTCGCACGCCAAGATCGAACGCATCACCGGTGTCACCGTTCATCGCGAGGTCCAAGTGCCAGTTCCAGTGCCCCAACCCGTCCCTGTCGAAGTGACCAAGCACGTACCTGTTCCGCATCCCGTACCCGTCAAGGTAGACCGCCCCTACCCAGTCCCAGTACCACAACCGGTCCCGGTTCCGGTCACTCGTCACGTGCCCGTAAGAGTCGACCGCCCCTATCCGGTCCCGGTCCCGCACCCCGTTGAGGTCCGTGTGCCACAACCCGTCCCGGTCCCGGTACCCCAACCAGTGGCCGTCCCCGTGTCCGTCACCAGGCACGTGCCAATCTCCGTGCCATCCGTCGCCATCGCTCCATCTGTCGGCATCTCGTCCGGCATTACGTCTGGGATCTCTGCTGGACACGAATACGTCGATCTGGGATCCAGCAGTCTGGCATCTGGAATCTCGGCAGCGCCTTTGAGCACTGGATTTAACACTGGATTGGACAGTGGCGCTATTTCTAGCGGCATCATCAGCAGTGGCATCTCCGACATCGGCATCAACGGTGGCGTGGAGCACATCGGTATTGGATCGACTTTGGGATCTTCTGTGCTGGCGTCACAGGGCACTCTCAATGGTGGATACACGTACTCAACACCGTTGAAGAAGTGGTAA